Proteins encoded within one genomic window of Pseudomonas cannabina:
- the lon gene encoding endopeptidase La, whose product MKTTIELPLLPLRDVVVYPHMVIPLFVGREKSIEALEAAMTGDKQILLLAQRNPADDDPDEKALYSVGTIATVLQLLKLPDGTVKVLVEGEQRGSVERFIEVDGHYRADVALIDEVDAPDRESEVFVRSLLAQFEQYVQLGKKVPAEVLSSLNSIDEPGRLVDTMAAHMALKIEQKQEILEIIDLSARVEHVLALLDAEIDLLQVEKRIRGRVKKQMERSQREYYLNEQMKAIQKELGDGDEGHNEIEELKKRIDAAGLPKDALTKATAELNKLKQMSPMSAEATVVRTYIDWLVQVPWKAQSKVRLDLARAEAILDADHYGLDEVKERILEYLAVQKRVKKIRGPVLCLVGPPGVGKTSLAESIASATNRKFVRMALGGVRDEAEIRGHRRTYIGSMPGRLIQKMTKVGVRNPLFLLDEIDKMGSDMRGDPASALLEVLDPEQNHNFNDHYLEVDYDLSDVMFLCTSNSMNIPPALLDRMEVIRLPGYTEDEKINIAVKYLSPKQIQANGLKKGEIQFDEEAIRDIIRYYTREAGVRGLERQIAKVCRKAVKEHTMEKRFSVHVTAEMLEHFLGVRKFRYGLAEQQDQIGQVTGLAWTQVGGELLTIEAAVVSGKGQLIKTGSLGDVMVESITAAQTVVRSRARSLGIPADFHEKHDTHIHMPEGATPKDGPSAGVGMCTALVSALTQIPVRADVAMTGEITLRGQVLAIGGLKEKLLAAHRGGIKTVIIPEENVRDLKEIPDNIKQDLQIKPVKWIDEVLQIALQYAPEPLPETATDLVAKDEKRETDSKDRISTH is encoded by the coding sequence ATGAAGACCACTATTGAATTGCCTCTTTTGCCATTGCGTGATGTCGTGGTTTATCCGCATATGGTTATCCCGCTGTTCGTGGGGCGCGAGAAGTCTATCGAAGCCCTTGAAGCGGCAATGACAGGCGACAAGCAGATCCTGCTGCTCGCGCAAAGAAACCCGGCTGACGACGACCCTGACGAAAAGGCGTTGTACAGCGTAGGTACCATTGCCACGGTCCTGCAGTTGCTCAAACTGCCCGATGGCACCGTCAAGGTGCTGGTAGAGGGCGAGCAGCGCGGTTCGGTCGAGCGCTTCATCGAAGTCGATGGTCATTACCGTGCCGATGTGGCGCTGATCGACGAAGTCGACGCGCCGGATCGTGAATCCGAAGTGTTCGTACGCAGCCTGCTGGCTCAATTCGAGCAATACGTGCAGTTGGGCAAAAAGGTTCCTGCAGAGGTCCTGTCGTCGCTTAACAGCATCGACGAGCCCGGTCGCCTGGTAGACACCATGGCGGCGCACATGGCGCTGAAGATCGAGCAGAAGCAGGAAATCCTCGAGATTATCGACCTGTCGGCTCGTGTCGAGCACGTGCTGGCCTTGCTGGACGCTGAAATCGACCTGTTGCAGGTTGAAAAGCGCATTCGCGGTCGTGTCAAAAAACAAATGGAGCGCAGCCAGCGCGAGTACTACCTGAATGAGCAGATGAAGGCCATTCAGAAAGAACTGGGCGATGGCGACGAAGGCCATAACGAAATCGAAGAGCTGAAAAAGCGCATTGATGCTGCCGGTCTGCCGAAAGACGCACTGACCAAGGCGACGGCTGAGCTGAACAAGCTCAAACAGATGTCGCCGATGTCTGCCGAAGCGACCGTGGTGCGCACCTACATCGACTGGCTGGTGCAAGTGCCGTGGAAGGCACAGAGCAAAGTGCGCCTGGACCTGGCGCGTGCCGAGGCGATTCTCGACGCCGACCATTACGGTCTCGACGAGGTCAAGGAGCGCATCCTCGAATACCTCGCCGTGCAGAAGCGCGTGAAGAAAATTCGCGGTCCTGTGCTGTGCCTGGTCGGGCCACCCGGTGTAGGTAAAACCTCGCTGGCGGAGTCCATTGCCAGTGCGACCAACCGCAAATTCGTGCGCATGGCGCTCGGTGGCGTACGCGATGAAGCGGAAATTCGTGGTCATCGCCGTACGTATATCGGTTCGATGCCAGGAAGATTGATACAAAAGATGACAAAGGTGGGCGTCCGCAACCCGCTGTTCCTCCTCGACGAAATCGACAAGATGGGCAGCGACATGCGTGGCGATCCGGCCTCGGCGCTGCTGGAAGTGCTTGACCCCGAGCAGAACCACAATTTCAACGATCACTACCTGGAAGTCGACTATGACCTCTCGGACGTGATGTTCCTCTGCACCTCGAACTCGATGAACATCCCGCCAGCGTTGCTGGACCGGATGGAAGTCATTCGGTTGCCGGGCTACACCGAAGACGAAAAGATCAACATCGCCGTCAAGTACCTCTCGCCCAAGCAGATTCAGGCGAACGGCCTGAAGAAGGGCGAGATCCAGTTCGACGAGGAAGCGATCCGCGACATCATTCGCTATTACACCCGTGAAGCGGGCGTGCGCGGGCTTGAGCGGCAGATTGCCAAGGTCTGCCGCAAGGCAGTCAAAGAACACACGATGGAAAAACGTTTCTCCGTGCACGTCACGGCGGAGATGCTTGAGCACTTCCTGGGTGTGCGCAAATTCCGCTACGGCCTTGCCGAGCAGCAGGATCAGATCGGTCAGGTGACCGGGCTGGCGTGGACGCAGGTGGGCGGCGAATTGTTGACCATCGAAGCGGCTGTCGTATCGGGCAAGGGCCAGTTGATCAAGACCGGTTCGCTGGGCGATGTGATGGTCGAGTCCATCACGGCAGCGCAGACCGTGGTGCGTAGCAGGGCCCGCAGTCTGGGCATTCCGGCCGATTTCCACGAGAAGCACGACACGCATATTCACATGCCTGAGGGGGCGACTCCGAAGGACGGTCCGAGTGCCGGCGTGGGGATGTGTACAGCTCTGGTATCGGCGCTGACTCAGATTCCGGTGCGTGCGGATGTGGCAATGACCGGTGAAATCACCTTGCGCGGACAAGTGCTGGCGATTGGTGGTTTGAAGGAAAAATTGCTGGCGGCGCATCGCGGCGGCATCAAAACGGTGATCATTCCGGAAGAAAATGTACGCGATTTGAAGGAGATTCCTGACAACATCAAACAGGATCTGCAGATCAAGCCCGTTAAATGGATTGACGAAGTCCTGCAAATTGCGCTGCAATACGCGCCGGAGCCGTTGCCGGAAACAGCAACCGATCTGGTTGCAAAGGACGAAAAACGCGAGACTGACTCTAAGGACAGAATTAGCACGCATTAA
- a CDS encoding HU family DNA-binding protein translates to MNKSELIDAIAASADIPKAAAGRALDAVIESVTGALKAGDSVVLVGFGTFSVTDRPARIGRNPQTGKTLEIAAAKKPGFKAGKALKEAVN, encoded by the coding sequence GTGAACAAGTCGGAACTGATTGATGCTATCGCTGCATCTGCTGATATCCCGAAAGCTGCTGCTGGCCGTGCGCTGGACGCAGTGATCGAATCCGTCACTGGCGCTCTGAAGGCTGGCGACTCGGTTGTTTTGGTTGGCTTTGGTACGTTCTCCGTTACTGATCGTCCTGCTCGCATCGGTCGTAATCCTCAGACCGGTAAAACGCTGGAAATCGCTGCTGCTAAAAAACCAGGTTTCAAAGCCGGTAAAGCCCTCAAAGAAGCTGTCAACTAA
- a CDS encoding SurA N-terminal domain-containing protein — protein sequence MLQNIRDNSQGWIAKTIIGIIIALMAFTGIEALFTATSNKQNAAEVNGEDISQSELSQAVDMQRRQLAQQLSQQLGKDFDPAMLDEKLLRESALKGLIDRKLLLQGAADAKFSFSEAALDQQLLQTPEFQVDGKFSADRFDQVIRQLGYSRLQFRQMLGQEMLIGQVRAGVAGSAFVTDAQVEAFARLEKQTRDFASLTLPADPAAVKVTDDEVKAHYDQHAKEFMSPEQVVLDYIELKKSSFFDKVQVKDEDLQAAYQKEIANLAEQRRAAHILIEVNDKLNEEQAKAKIEEIQQRLAKGEDFAALAKEYSQDPGSSNKGGDLGYAGKGVYDPAFEDALYALNKDQVSQPVRTDFGWHLIKLLGVEAPSVPTFASLKDKLTNDLKSQQVEQKFVEVTKQLEDSAFESSDLNQPAQDLGLKVQTTAPFGREGGEGLTANRAVIQAAFSPEVLEEGSNSNTLELDPETVVVVRAKEHLQPQQLPLESVASSIRAQLVKEHASAAAKAKGEALLAGLRDGKIPLAAKQQGQDWKVMEAVTRSQEGVDPQVLQTLFRMPKPNGKDKPEFASITAADGSLVIVRLNGVNQATAPTDAEKAQYRRFLASRAGQQDFAAYRAQLESKAKIEKF from the coding sequence ATGCTGCAGAACATCAGGGACAATTCACAAGGCTGGATTGCCAAAACCATTATCGGAATCATCATCGCGTTGATGGCCTTCACCGGCATCGAGGCGTTGTTTACCGCTACCAGCAACAAGCAGAACGCAGCTGAAGTCAACGGCGAGGACATCTCTCAGAGCGAGTTGAGCCAGGCCGTCGACATGCAGCGTCGTCAGTTGGCTCAACAGCTCTCGCAGCAGTTGGGCAAGGATTTCGATCCTGCCATGCTCGATGAAAAGCTGCTGCGTGAATCGGCGCTCAAAGGCCTGATCGATCGCAAGCTGCTGCTGCAAGGTGCAGCGGACGCCAAATTCTCGTTTTCCGAAGCAGCGCTGGATCAGCAACTGTTGCAGACGCCTGAATTTCAGGTCGATGGCAAATTCAGCGCCGACCGCTTCGATCAGGTGATTCGTCAGCTCGGTTACAGCCGTCTGCAGTTCCGCCAGATGCTGGGCCAGGAAATGCTCATCGGTCAGGTGCGTGCGGGTGTTGCGGGCAGTGCCTTCGTAACCGACGCACAGGTTGAAGCCTTTGCCCGTCTGGAAAAACAGACGCGGGATTTCGCTTCGCTGACCCTGCCGGCCGACCCGGCGGCAGTGAAAGTGACCGACGATGAAGTCAAGGCTCACTACGACCAGCATGCCAAGGAGTTCATGAGCCCTGAGCAAGTCGTGCTTGATTACATCGAGTTGAAGAAATCGTCTTTCTTCGACAAGGTTCAGGTCAAGGATGAGGATTTGCAGGCGGCGTATCAGAAAGAAATCGCCAACCTCGCTGAGCAGCGTCGTGCAGCGCACATTCTGATCGAAGTGAACGACAAGCTGAACGAAGAGCAGGCCAAGGCGAAGATTGAAGAAATTCAACAGCGTCTGGCCAAGGGTGAAGACTTCGCTGCGCTGGCCAAGGAGTACTCGCAGGACCCTGGCTCGTCGAACAAGGGCGGTGATCTGGGGTACGCGGGCAAAGGCGTTTACGACCCGGCTTTTGAAGACGCGTTGTATGCGTTGAACAAGGACCAGGTTTCGCAGCCGGTACGTACCGACTTCGGCTGGCACCTGATCAAGCTGTTGGGCGTTGAAGCACCGTCGGTGCCGACCTTCGCCAGCCTCAAGGACAAGCTGACCAACGACCTCAAGTCGCAGCAGGTCGAGCAGAAGTTCGTCGAAGTGACCAAGCAGCTGGAAGATTCGGCATTCGAATCGTCCGACCTGAATCAGCCGGCTCAGGATCTGGGCCTCAAGGTTCAGACTACTGCGCCATTCGGTCGTGAAGGCGGTGAAGGCCTGACGGCCAACCGTGCGGTCATCCAGGCGGCATTCAGCCCGGAAGTGCTGGAAGAAGGCTCCAACAGCAACACGCTGGAGCTGGACCCGGAAACGGTCGTGGTTGTGCGCGCCAAAGAGCATCTGCAACCGCAACAGTTGCCGCTTGAGAGCGTTGCCAGCTCGATTCGCGCGCAACTCGTCAAGGAGCATGCTTCGGCGGCGGCCAAGGCCAAGGGCGAAGCACTGCTGGCCGGTCTGCGCGATGGCAAGATTCCGTTGGCTGCCAAACAGCAAGGTCAGGACTGGAAAGTCATGGAAGCGGTCACTCGCAGTCAGGAAGGGGTTGACCCTCAGGTTCTGCAGACGCTGTTCCGCATGCCCAAGCCGAATGGCAAGGACAAGCCGGAATTCGCCAGCATTACTGCAGCGGATGGCAGCTTAGTGATTGTCCGTCTCAATGGTGTGAATCAGGCAACCGCGCCGACTGATGCGGAAAAGGCGCAATATCGCCGTTTCCTCGCGTCGCGTGCCGGTCAGCAGGATTTCGCAGCGTACCGTGCACAGCTGGAAAGCAAGGCGAAGATCGAGAAGTTCTAA
- the fabI gene encoding enoyl-ACP reductase FabI: MGFLAGKRVLIVGVASKLSIASGIAAAMHREGAELAFTYQNDKLKGRVEEFAAGWGSGPELCFPCDVASDEEINKVFEELSKKWDGLDVIVHSVGFAPGDQLDGDFTNATTREGFRIAHDISAYSFVALAKAGREMMKGRNGSLLTLSYLGAERTMPNYNVMGMAKASLEAGVRYLAGSLGPEGTRVNAVSAGPIRTLAASGIKNFRKMLAANEAQTPLRRNVTIDEVGNAGAFLCSDLASGISGEIMYVDGGFNTTAMGSMDE, encoded by the coding sequence ATGGGTTTTCTCGCCGGTAAGCGCGTCCTGATCGTCGGTGTCGCCAGTAAACTGTCCATCGCATCCGGTATCGCCGCCGCCATGCATCGTGAAGGTGCTGAACTTGCTTTCACCTACCAGAACGACAAACTCAAGGGTCGCGTCGAAGAGTTCGCCGCAGGCTGGGGTTCAGGCCCTGAGCTGTGCTTCCCTTGCGATGTGGCCAGCGACGAAGAGATCAACAAGGTCTTTGAAGAACTGAGCAAAAAGTGGGACGGCCTGGACGTCATCGTTCACTCGGTTGGCTTCGCTCCGGGCGACCAGCTGGACGGCGACTTCACCAACGCCACCACCCGCGAAGGCTTCCGCATCGCGCACGACATCAGCGCTTACAGCTTCGTGGCGCTGGCCAAGGCCGGTCGCGAAATGATGAAAGGCCGCAATGGCAGCCTGCTGACCCTGTCTTACCTGGGCGCAGAGCGCACCATGCCCAACTACAACGTCATGGGCATGGCCAAGGCCAGCCTCGAGGCCGGCGTTCGTTACCTGGCCGGCAGCCTCGGCCCGGAAGGCACACGCGTCAACGCCGTGTCGGCAGGTCCGATCCGCACCCTGGCCGCTTCGGGTATCAAGAACTTCCGCAAGATGCTGGCAGCCAACGAAGCGCAGACCCCTCTGCGCCGCAACGTGACCATCGACGAAGTCGGCAATGCCGGCGCGTTCCTGTGCTCGGACCTCGCGTCGGGCATCAGCGGTGAGATCATGTACGTCGACGGCGGTTTCAACACCACCGCGATGGGCAGCATGGACGAGTAA
- a CDS encoding ABC transporter ATP-binding protein: MNNDNLIEIRDLAVEFVTGEARQRVVENISFDIRRGETLALVGESGSGKSVTAHSILRLLPYPIASHPSGTIRYAGEDLLTVEEKTLRSIRGNRIAMIFQEPMTSLNPLHSVEKQINEVLGLHKGLTGKAATERTLELLELVGIPEPCKRLKALPHELSGGQRQRVMIAMALANEPELLIADEPTTALDVTVQLKILELLKHLQARLGMALLLISHDLNVVRQIANRVCVMQRGCIVEQASCEELFRSPQHPYTKVLLSAEPSGGPSTNPAGAPLLEVEDLKVWFPIKKGLLKRTVDHVKAVDGIRFSLPQGQTLGIVGESGSGKSTLGLAILRLIGSQGTIRFKGNPLDSLSQQQIRPLRRQMQVVFQDPFGSLSPRMSVGEIVGEGLRIHGMGTADEQQTAIIEALREVGLDPDTRHRYPHEFSGGQRQRIAIARALVLKPELILLDEPTSALDRTVQRQVVELLRSLQTKYNLTYLFISHDLAVVKALSHQLMVVKQGQVVEQGAAQEIFAAPQHPYTQQLLEAAFLAPVAVD; encoded by the coding sequence ATGAACAATGACAATCTGATCGAAATCCGCGATCTGGCAGTCGAGTTCGTGACGGGCGAAGCGCGGCAGCGGGTAGTCGAGAACATCAGCTTCGACATCCGCCGTGGCGAAACCCTGGCACTGGTGGGCGAAAGCGGTTCGGGCAAATCCGTGACCGCGCACTCGATCCTGCGCCTGCTGCCCTACCCGATCGCCAGCCACCCGAGCGGCACCATTCGCTACGCGGGTGAAGACCTGCTGACCGTCGAAGAGAAGACACTGCGTTCGATCCGTGGCAACCGCATTGCCATGATCTTTCAGGAGCCGATGACCTCGCTGAATCCGTTGCACTCAGTGGAAAAACAGATCAACGAAGTGCTGGGCCTGCACAAAGGCCTGACCGGCAAAGCGGCCACTGAGCGCACGCTGGAGCTGCTGGAACTGGTCGGCATCCCCGAGCCCTGCAAACGACTCAAAGCCCTGCCACACGAGCTGTCAGGCGGCCAGCGTCAGCGTGTGATGATCGCCATGGCCCTGGCCAACGAGCCCGAGCTGCTGATCGCCGATGAACCGACCACTGCGCTGGACGTCACGGTGCAGCTGAAAATCCTTGAACTGCTCAAGCATTTGCAGGCGCGACTGGGCATGGCACTGCTGCTGATCAGCCATGATCTGAACGTCGTCAGGCAAATAGCCAACCGAGTATGTGTCATGCAGCGCGGTTGCATCGTCGAACAGGCATCGTGCGAAGAATTGTTCCGTTCGCCGCAGCACCCGTATACCAAAGTTCTGCTCAGCGCAGAGCCCAGCGGCGGTCCTTCGACCAACCCGGCCGGTGCTCCGCTGCTCGAAGTCGAGGACCTGAAAGTCTGGTTCCCGATCAAGAAGGGCCTGCTCAAGCGCACCGTCGATCACGTCAAGGCGGTCGACGGCATTCGCTTCAGCCTGCCTCAGGGCCAGACGCTGGGTATCGTGGGCGAAAGCGGCTCGGGCAAATCGACGCTGGGGCTGGCGATTCTCAGACTGATCGGCAGCCAGGGCACCATACGTTTCAAAGGCAACCCGCTAGACTCCCTGTCGCAACAGCAGATTCGTCCGCTGCGCAGGCAGATGCAGGTGGTTTTCCAGGACCCGTTCGGCAGTTTGAGTCCGCGTATGTCGGTGGGGGAAATCGTCGGCGAAGGCCTGCGCATCCATGGCATGGGCACAGCTGACGAACAACAGACAGCGATCATCGAAGCGCTCAGGGAAGTAGGTCTGGACCCGGATACCCGGCACCGCTACCCCCACGAGTTCTCCGGTGGTCAACGTCAGCGGATCGCCATTGCCCGGGCACTGGTGTTGAAGCCGGAGCTGATTCTGCTGGACGAGCCGACGTCGGCCCTCGACCGGACAGTGCAGCGCCAGGTAGTCGAGCTGCTTCGCTCGCTGCAAACCAAGTACAACCTGACGTATTTGTTCATCAGCCATGACCTGGCTGTCGTCAAAGCGCTGAGCCACCAGTTGATGGTGGTCAAGCAAGGCCAAGTGGTCGAACAGGGTGCCGCGCAGGAAATCTTCGCGGCACCGCAACATCCTTATACACAGCAGCTGCTGGAGGCCGCTTTTCTGGCCCCCGTAGCTGTCGATTAA
- a CDS encoding ABC transporter permease: MKLSPLNRRRFERFKANRRGWWSLWLFLILFGLSLGAELIANDKPLAVRYDGHWYFPVFERYPETTFGGEFPLEANYKSPYIKELLAAKDGWTLWAPIPFSYQSINYDLKVPAPAPPSRDNLLGTDDQGRDVLARVIYGFRISVLFALTLTILSSIIGVIAGALQGFYGGWVDLLGQRFLEVWSGLPVLYLLIILASFVQPNFWWLLGIMLLFSWMSLVDVVRAEFLRGRNLEYVRAARALGMENGAIMFRHILPNAMVSTMTFLPFILTGAIGTLTALDFLGFGLPAGSPSLGELVAQGKSNLQAPWLGISAFAVLAIMLSLLVFIGESARDAFDPRK; the protein is encoded by the coding sequence ATGAAGCTGTCTCCTCTCAATCGCCGCCGCTTCGAACGCTTCAAGGCCAACCGCCGTGGCTGGTGGTCGTTGTGGCTGTTCCTCATCCTGTTCGGCCTCAGCCTGGGCGCCGAGTTGATCGCCAACGATAAACCGCTGGCCGTGCGCTATGACGGCCACTGGTACTTCCCGGTGTTCGAGCGTTACCCGGAAACCACCTTTGGTGGCGAATTTCCACTGGAAGCCAATTACAAGAGCCCTTACATCAAGGAACTGCTCGCTGCGAAAGACGGCTGGACCTTGTGGGCACCGATCCCGTTCAGCTACCAGAGCATCAATTACGACCTGAAAGTCCCTGCCCCCGCCCCGCCGTCGCGAGACAACCTGCTGGGCACCGACGATCAGGGCCGTGACGTGCTGGCGCGGGTCATCTACGGCTTCCGGATTTCCGTGCTGTTCGCCCTGACCCTGACCATTCTCAGCTCGATCATCGGCGTGATCGCCGGTGCCCTGCAGGGCTTTTATGGCGGCTGGGTCGACTTGCTGGGCCAGCGTTTTCTGGAAGTCTGGTCCGGCCTGCCGGTGCTCTACCTGCTGATCATTCTGGCCAGTTTTGTGCAGCCCAACTTCTGGTGGCTGCTGGGCATCATGCTGCTGTTCTCGTGGATGAGCCTGGTCGACGTGGTGCGCGCCGAGTTCCTGCGCGGCCGCAATCTGGAATACGTGCGTGCTGCACGGGCGCTGGGCATGGAAAATGGCGCGATCATGTTCCGCCACATTCTGCCCAATGCAATGGTCTCGACCATGACCTTTCTACCGTTCATTCTGACTGGCGCCATCGGCACGCTGACCGCGCTGGATTTCCTCGGCTTCGGCTTGCCAGCCGGCTCGCCGTCGCTGGGCGAACTGGTGGCGCAAGGCAAATCCAACCTGCAGGCGCCGTGGCTGGGCATCAGTGCCTTCGCGGTGCTGGCCATCATGCTGAGCCTGCTGGTATTCATCGGCGAGTCCGCCCGCGATGCATTCGACCCAAGGAAATAA
- a CDS encoding microcin C ABC transporter permease YejB produces MLAYILRRLLLIIPTLLGILIINFVIIQAAPGGPVEQMIAKIEGFDGATSRIAGGGAEVSVAGSNYRGAQGLDPALIKEIERMYGFDKSAPERLWIMIKNYATLDFGDSFFRDAKVIDLIVEKMPVSISLGLWSTLIMYLVSIPLGIAKATRHGSQFDVWTSSAIIVGYAIPAFLFAILLIVVVAGGSYFNWFPLRGLTSNNYEELSTLGKIFDYFWHLVLPVTALVIGNFATMTLLTKNSFLDEISKQYVTTAKAKGLSNHKVLYGHVFRNAMLLVIAGFPSAFIGIFFTGSLLVEVIFSLDGLGLMSFEAAINRDYPVVFGTLFIFTLLGLVVKLIGDITYTLVDPRIDFESRKH; encoded by the coding sequence ATGCTGGCTTATATTCTGCGGCGGCTGCTGCTGATCATTCCGACCCTGCTCGGCATCCTGATCATCAACTTTGTCATCATTCAGGCGGCCCCCGGCGGGCCGGTGGAACAGATGATCGCCAAGATCGAAGGCTTCGACGGCGCCACCAGCCGGATTGCCGGTGGCGGCGCAGAAGTCTCGGTGGCGGGCTCCAACTATCGCGGCGCGCAAGGTCTGGACCCGGCGTTGATCAAGGAAATCGAACGCATGTACGGTTTCGACAAGTCGGCACCGGAACGTCTGTGGATCATGATCAAGAACTACGCCACGCTGGATTTCGGCGACAGCTTTTTTCGTGATGCCAAGGTCATCGACCTGATTGTCGAAAAAATGCCGGTGTCCATTTCCCTCGGGTTATGGAGCACGCTGATCATGTACCTGGTGTCGATCCCGCTGGGGATCGCCAAGGCAACGCGCCACGGCAGCCAGTTCGATGTCTGGACCAGCTCGGCAATCATCGTCGGCTACGCCATCCCGGCGTTCCTGTTCGCGATTCTGTTGATCGTGGTGGTTGCCGGTGGCAGCTATTTCAACTGGTTCCCGTTGCGCGGGCTGACCTCGAACAACTACGAGGAGCTGAGCACGCTGGGCAAGATCTTCGATTACTTCTGGCACCTGGTGCTGCCTGTCACCGCGCTGGTAATCGGCAACTTCGCCACCATGACCCTGCTGACCAAGAACAGCTTTCTCGACGAAATCAGCAAGCAGTACGTGACGACTGCCAAGGCCAAGGGCCTGAGCAATCACAAGGTGCTGTACGGTCATGTGTTCCGCAACGCCATGCTGCTGGTGATCGCCGGTTTCCCGTCAGCGTTCATCGGCATCTTCTTTACCGGTTCGCTGCTGGTGGAAGTGATCTTCTCGCTGGACGGCCTGGGCCTGATGAGCTTTGAGGCTGCGATCAACCGCGACTACCCGGTGGTGTTCGGCACGTTGTTCATCTTCACCCTGCTGGGGCTGGTGGTGAAGCTGATCGGCGACATCACCTATACCCTGGTTGACCCGCGCATCGACTTTGAAAGCAGGAAGCATTGA
- a CDS encoding extracellular solute-binding protein: protein MNRLHSLRSQAAALLLASLACAVHAAPQHAVTLYDEAPKYPADFKHFDYVNPDAPKGGTFRQAGFGGFDSLNPFINKGVPADDIGLIYDTLARASLDEPFSEYGLVAGKIEKAPDNSWVRFYLRPEARFHDGHPIRAEDVEFSFKTLMEHGSPMYKGYYADVDQVIVEDTLRVLFKFKHKGSREMPLILGQLPVLPKHFWADRDFSKGNLEFPLGSGPYKVVDVKAGRSVRYERVKDYWAKDLPINKGFYNFDVLTTDYYRDNTVALEAGKAGQFDYWIETSAKNWATAYDTPAVKDGRLIKEELPNGNPTGMQGFVFNLRKPVFQDVRVREALTLLLDFEWTNKQLFNGAYSRTKSYFDNSEMASSGLPSAEELKILEPLRGKIPDRVFTEPFELPVTDGSGMIRPQQRRAFQLLQEAGWKVVSDKMVDTQGNPVKLEFLIAQTEFERILLPYKRNLSDLGIELVIRRADVSQYINRLRSRDYDMIVSSFPQSSSPGNEQRVYFDSSSADNPGSRNVIGLKDPAVDTLVNGLINADSRASLITYTKALDRVLLWGFYVAPNWHIKTWRVAYWNHLDHPKAKALSDIGLMTWWAKPDVKPVIATPSASDQAKPANAEQ, encoded by the coding sequence CGACTACGTCAACCCGGATGCGCCCAAAGGCGGCACGTTTCGGCAAGCGGGCTTCGGCGGCTTCGACAGCCTCAACCCGTTCATCAACAAGGGCGTGCCGGCAGATGACATCGGCCTGATCTACGACACCCTGGCCCGCGCCAGCCTGGACGAACCGTTCAGCGAATACGGGCTGGTGGCCGGCAAAATAGAGAAAGCGCCGGACAACAGCTGGGTACGCTTCTATCTGCGCCCCGAGGCGCGCTTTCATGACGGCCACCCGATCCGCGCCGAAGATGTCGAATTCAGCTTCAAAACCCTGATGGAACATGGCTCCCCCATGTACAAGGGCTACTATGCCGACGTCGATCAGGTCATCGTCGAAGACACGCTGCGGGTGCTGTTCAAGTTCAAGCACAAGGGCAGCCGCGAAATGCCACTGATCCTCGGCCAGTTGCCGGTGCTGCCCAAGCATTTCTGGGCGGACCGCGACTTCAGCAAGGGCAACCTGGAATTTCCGCTGGGCAGCGGACCGTACAAGGTGGTCGATGTCAAAGCCGGACGCTCGGTGCGCTACGAGCGGGTCAAGGATTACTGGGCCAAGGACCTGCCGATCAACAAGGGCTTTTACAATTTCGACGTGCTGACCACTGACTATTACCGCGACAACACCGTCGCGCTGGAAGCCGGCAAGGCCGGGCAGTTCGATTACTGGATTGAGACCAGCGCCAAGAATTGGGCAACGGCTTACGACACGCCCGCCGTCAAGGATGGTCGACTGATCAAGGAAGAGTTGCCCAACGGCAACCCGACCGGCATGCAGGGTTTTGTGTTCAATCTGCGCAAACCGGTGTTTCAGGACGTGCGGGTGCGTGAAGCGTTGACCTTGCTGCTGGACTTCGAGTGGACCAACAAACAACTGTTCAACGGCGCCTACAGCCGCACCAAGAGTTACTTCGACAACTCGGAGATGGCCTCCAGCGGCCTGCCGTCTGCCGAGGAACTGAAAATCCTCGAACCGTTGCGCGGCAAGATCCCGGACCGGGTATTCACCGAGCCCTTCGAGTTGCCGGTCACCGACGGCAGCGGCATGATCCGCCCGCAGCAGCGCCGCGCCTTTCAGTTATTGCAGGAAGCCGGCTGGAAAGTGGTCAGCGACAAGATGGTCGATACGCAGGGCAATCCGGTGAAGCTGGAGTTCCTGATCGCGCAGACCGAGTTCGAGCGCATTCTGCTGCCGTACAAGCGCAACCTGAGTGATCTGGGCATCGAACTGGTGATTCGCCGGGCGGACGTGTCGCAATACATCAACCGCCTGCGTTCGCGGGACTACGACATGATCGTCAGCAGCTTTCCGCAATCCAGCTCGCCCGGCAACGAGCAACGCGTCTATTTCGACTCCTCCAGCGCTGATAATCCGGGCAGCCGCAACGTCATCGGTTTGAAAGACCCGGCTGTCGATACGCTGGTGAATGGCCTGATCAACGCCGACTCCCGCGCCAGTCTGATCACTTACACCAAAGCCCTTGACCGGGTATTGCTGTGGGGTTTCTATGTGGCCCCCAACTGGCACATCAAGACCTGGCGGGTGGCTTACTGGAACCATCTCGATCACCCCAAGGCCAAAGCGCTGTCGGATATCGGCTTGATGACCTGGTGGGCGAAACCGGACGTCAAGCCGGTGATCGCAACCCCGTCAGCCTCTGATCAGGCCAAGCCTGCGAACGCGGAGCAATAA